The following are encoded together in the Desulfuribacillus stibiiarsenatis genome:
- a CDS encoding ATP-binding protein, with protein sequence LIDMRYEKKSTILTTNVGFKSWDEVFQDPKIANAILDRVLHHATVVNIIGDSYRIKDHLERDN encoded by the coding sequence ACTCATTGATATGAGATATGAAAAGAAAAGTACGATTTTAACAACTAATGTTGGTTTTAAATCCTGGGACGAGGTATTCCAAGATCCTAAGATAGCAAATGCAATTTTGGATCGTGTCCTCCACCATGCAACGGTAGTTAATATTATTGGTGATTCTTACCGAATTAAGGACCATCTGGAACGAGATAATTAG